In the genome of Burkholderia diffusa, one region contains:
- a CDS encoding TolC family protein — MRVPEPPAASIAAAALATAIALTGCATSSVDLAPEAPDRPWQPQTSAAGDIVPAPPLASAQRAPHDYTLPASPALASVSPPAALDATHPYTLPELIDLAESTNPLTRIAWNDARNAALVVGIAKAAYLPNLSATAMGAYQAKHGSTSTILGDSSSNTTAHGTISALSLQWLLFDFGGRAARVEAAEQASVASNVAFTAVHQQVIHDVTVAYYRYEAARSRAASARQGLANADAILAASRARLRQGVGTVVELAQATQNRAQANLALVQANGAESDGYLALVSALGISPLSKPSIAPLPKRPLPPALASSVDAIVSDAIARRPDLQGAYALEQANRAKIKAAEAAFMPKIFLSASTSYASGGTAITALPAIGDQAATVNLNGSRYGGGVFVGVTIPLYDGGLRSAVLMQARNDAQSASARLTRTKEEAVRQVVAAQNAVQTSLASHDAATALVDAAQTSYDAALTAYRNGVGSVTDATIAQSQLLAARNAEVDSYAGALSAAAALALATGTIGASQ; from the coding sequence ATGCGCGTCCCTGAACCGCCGGCCGCGTCGATCGCCGCCGCCGCGCTCGCGACCGCGATCGCGCTGACCGGTTGCGCCACGTCCTCGGTCGACCTCGCGCCAGAGGCGCCCGATCGTCCGTGGCAGCCGCAAACGTCGGCCGCCGGCGACATCGTGCCGGCCCCGCCGCTTGCGTCCGCGCAGCGCGCGCCGCACGACTACACGTTGCCGGCCTCGCCCGCGCTCGCGTCGGTGTCGCCGCCCGCCGCGCTCGATGCCACGCATCCGTACACGCTGCCCGAGTTGATCGATCTCGCCGAATCGACGAATCCGCTGACCCGCATCGCCTGGAACGACGCGCGCAACGCGGCGCTCGTGGTCGGCATCGCGAAGGCCGCGTACCTGCCGAACCTGTCTGCGACCGCGATGGGCGCATATCAGGCGAAGCACGGCTCGACGTCGACGATCCTCGGCGACTCGTCGAGCAACACGACCGCGCACGGCACGATCTCGGCGCTGTCGCTGCAATGGTTGCTGTTCGATTTCGGTGGCCGTGCGGCGCGTGTCGAGGCGGCCGAGCAGGCGTCCGTCGCGTCGAATGTCGCGTTCACGGCCGTGCACCAGCAGGTGATTCACGACGTGACCGTCGCGTACTACCGGTACGAAGCCGCCCGCTCGCGCGCGGCCAGCGCGCGGCAGGGCCTGGCGAACGCCGACGCGATCCTCGCGGCGTCGCGCGCGCGGCTCAGGCAAGGCGTCGGCACCGTCGTCGAACTCGCGCAGGCGACGCAGAATCGCGCGCAGGCGAATCTTGCACTCGTGCAGGCGAACGGCGCGGAAAGCGACGGCTACCTCGCGCTCGTCTCCGCACTGGGCATCTCGCCGCTGTCGAAGCCGTCGATCGCCCCGCTGCCCAAGCGCCCGCTGCCGCCCGCGCTCGCTTCGTCGGTGGACGCGATCGTGTCGGACGCGATCGCGCGCCGCCCCGACCTGCAGGGCGCGTATGCGCTCGAGCAAGCCAACCGCGCGAAGATCAAGGCCGCGGAAGCCGCGTTCATGCCGAAAATTTTCCTGTCGGCGTCGACGTCCTATGCCAGCGGCGGCACGGCGATCACCGCGCTGCCCGCGATCGGCGACCAGGCGGCGACCGTGAACCTGAACGGCAGCCGCTACGGCGGCGGCGTGTTCGTCGGCGTGACGATCCCGTTGTACGACGGCGGCTTGCGCTCGGCGGTGCTGATGCAGGCGCGCAACGATGCGCAAAGCGCATCCGCACGCCTCACGCGGACCAAGGAGGAAGCCGTCCGCCAGGTCGTGGCCGCGCAGAACGCGGTGCAGACGAGCCTCGCGTCGCACGACGCGGCGACGGCGCTCGTCGATGCCGCACAGACGAGCTACGACGCGGCGCTCACCGCATACCGCAACGGCGTCGGCTCGGTCACCGATGCGACGATCGCGCAAAGCCAGCTGCTCGCGGCCCGCAACGCGGAAGTCGACAGCTACGCGGGCGCGCTGTCGGCCGCCGCTGCGCTCGCGCTCGCGACAGGGACGATCGGCGCGTCGCAGTAA
- a CDS encoding MgtC/SapB family protein, with product MTLDFALRLFTAFACGVAIGLERQMRQRTAGLRTITLVASGACLFVTLGVLTGNGVAGVTQIAAYVVSGVGFLGGGVIMRDKGSIQGINTAATLWCSAAVGVLAGSGHYVPALAGTGVVLLTNTVLRGVSQAINATPVSNADLVREYQITVICLAADEVHIRTLLSNSMYAKPLSFQSLTSEDVPEQPDRLKVTATLKLHPKDQQKLEQIASRMSMEKSISSVSWTAREAEPMME from the coding sequence ATGACTCTCGATTTCGCACTCCGTCTTTTCACTGCGTTCGCCTGCGGCGTCGCGATCGGCCTCGAACGCCAGATGCGGCAACGCACGGCGGGCCTGCGCACGATCACGCTCGTCGCGAGCGGCGCCTGCCTGTTCGTCACGCTCGGCGTGCTGACCGGCAACGGCGTGGCCGGTGTCACGCAGATCGCCGCTTACGTCGTGTCGGGCGTCGGCTTTCTCGGCGGCGGCGTGATCATGCGCGACAAGGGCTCGATCCAGGGCATCAACACGGCCGCGACGCTGTGGTGCTCGGCCGCCGTCGGCGTGCTGGCCGGCTCCGGCCATTACGTGCCGGCGCTCGCCGGCACGGGCGTCGTGTTGCTCACCAACACGGTGCTGCGCGGCGTCAGCCAGGCGATCAACGCGACCCCCGTGTCGAATGCCGACCTCGTGCGCGAATACCAGATCACCGTGATCTGCCTGGCCGCGGATGAAGTACACATCCGCACGCTCCTGTCGAACTCGATGTACGCGAAACCGCTGTCGTTCCAGAGCCTGACGAGCGAGGACGTGCCCGAGCAGCCGGACCGCCTGAAGGTGACCGCGACGCTGAAGCTGCACCCGAAGGATCAGCAGAAGCTCGAGCAGATCGCGAGCCGGATGAGCATGGAGAAAAGCATTTCCAGCGTGAGCTGGACCGCCCGGGAAGCCGAGCCGATGATGGAATGA